One genomic window of Plasmodium coatneyi strain Hackeri chromosome 12, complete sequence includes the following:
- a CDS encoding Hsp40-like protein, which yields MATFTNYPRREKLNVFLFCVKSKNGVNRGSEDNLARTPDTRFDRSLAEKSGGFGSPFSGSFGKSKDYYSVLGVPRDATENDIKKAYKKLAMKWHPDKHLDEKEKKEAEEKFKIISEAYDVLSDPSKRKTYDLYGEEGVKENMSGDDTNFFNAGMDPADLFSKFFGGSKNFSFTSVFDDDFPPFSSFVHNMGSMGGQSSGSSGKRNDSYKSQTYEVSLLLSLEELYNGCKKKLKITRKRFNGSQSYDDDKLVTIDVKAGWNDGTTITFYGEGDQSSPLLEPGDLIFKVETKEHERFVREGNNLIYKCHVPLDKALTGFQFTVKSLDNREINIRVDDIVTPNSRRMIPKEGMPSSKNPSKRGDLIIEFEVIFPKNLTSERKKILREVLADTF from the exons ATGGCAACGTTTACGAATTATCCTaggagagaaaaattaaacgtattcctcttttgtgttaaa AGTAAGAATGGAGTAAATAGAGGCAGCGAGGATAATTTGGCAAGAACGCCAGATACACGATTTGACAGGTCCCTAGCCGAAAAGTCAGGAGGCTTCGGTTCTCCATTTTCAGGATCATTCGGAAAATCAAAG GATTATTACAGCGTGTTAGGAGTTCCTAGAGATGCGACAGAAAATGATATAAAGAAGGCCTATAAAAAGTTAGCCATGAAATGGCACCCAGATAAACACTTagatgagaaggaaaaaaaagaagccgaagaaaaatttaagatTATTTCTGAAGCTTATGATGTTTTGTCCGACCCTTCTAAGAGAAAAACGTACGATTTGTATGGTGAAGAAGGAGTTAAAGAAAATATGTCTGGTGACGataccaatttttttaatgcaggAATGGATCCAGCTGATCTATTCAGTAAGTTTTTTGGTGGCAGTAAAAACTTCTCCTTTACATCAGTTTTCGACGACGACTTCCCGCCATTTTCGTCCTTTGTCCATAACATGGGTTCTATGGGCGGCCAATCTTCGGGTTCTTCag GTAAAAGGAACGACAGTTATAAATCCCAAACTTACGAAGTAAGTCTTCTACTGTCCCTGGAAGAACTGTATAACGGATGCAAAAAGAAACTCAAAATTACGAGAAAAAGGTTTAATGGAAGTCAAAGCTATGATGACGATAAATTGGTAACGATCGATGTAAAAGCGGGATGGAATGATGGAACGACCATTACGTTTTATGGTGAAGGTGACCAATCATCTCCTTTATTAGAACCGGGtgatttaatttttaaagtaGAAACAAAAGAGCACGAACGATTTgtgagggaaggaaataatttgATATATAAGTGTCATGTGCCTCTAGACAAAGCCTTAACAGGTTTTCAATTTACAGTAAAATCATTAGATAACagagaaataaatataagaGTAGATGATATAGTTACACCTAATTCTAGGAGAATGattccaaaggaaggaatgccTTCTTCAAAAAATCCATCCAAACGTGGAGATCTAATAATTGAATTTGAGGTTATATTCCCCAAAAACTTGACtagtgaaaggaaaaaaatactaagAGAGGTTTTAGCCGATACTTTTTAA
- a CDS encoding Erythrocyte membrane protein 3: MKCHKGARENIFHLHDKILVTFFLIWTLICSHPTKYSELYDIPHNSETSLAPRYNRSLAENIGDTQGGTNKLRSRNGTPPTKGNKPRGTPPSGLQANKKTDLTQNKPPVGNTADKKKIDKRTKRPTGQSLQNVQKPPAEKGNTMKNGLTECKLKGDHTGGPKANNKSTKSTVQSMKGSAPTGLKVTNEGVQSVGSPAVLPPPSKLNTNKKKCTVPNSPKRKVPSSSKVSKKGEKATNSQKGSPSAVLKATNKDEPESRSSGKVKTFESGDNVKNDNLPTQKLNELLINQKDNKTPKHTSVQEGRNQLNENEKKRKPKKHPFKNAPPSGLVAGKRMSEPSNSKLKNKPHSGLLGNQKDTESPSFPLKNIPKGDLKNIPKGDLKNKPKESTNNVLKNIPAGEQKGNEKNDPTKSIRFPGNEGEFDLNIHSGEVDNKKYVTKVYTLKRGKYFNENLDGIIHGVNDKLTLELQQLETCGRRVQPLQNKPPALKEYSESNISKDYQLKNEQPDLKKYGESNISKDYQLKNKQPDLKAYNESHLTEENGLAHRAPTGLKEFEKSDETRDYGLKGYTDSEIKEPKIDDQSSSQGNEENINVQSDETVSTVAKLDNANKPVKNAGIIGNIPTDVDRIERTLETVFCVLKEDDEGELGEYIEIHSKKCYKLDANVKDGVKEYDEKLEDASYGFREKLPVTKVQEYDVVERVFDKPIKVKKENIKPIEHYTYTYSGSKPGSPQKNYGLLDFFSFTFNVLSDRDVYLVKKENMSLYKLGKEAMKGKLTQELMHEYVTHCVKPKVKKEKVKNKEKSKNKEQKGKKKQAEIKN; this comes from the exons atgaagtgCCATAAAGGGGCgagagaaaatatattccaTCTCCATGATAAAATACTTGTAacattcttcctcatttggaCATTGATTTGTTCTCACCCG ACTAAGTACAGCGAACTGTATGACATACCACATAATTCTGAAACATCATTGGCTCCAAGATATAATAGATCATTAGCAGAAAATATAGGAGACACTCAAGGAGGAACTAACAAATTAAGAAGTCGAAATGGAACTCCTCCAACTAAGGGAAACAAACCAAGGGGAACTCCCCCCAGCGGGTTACAAGCTAATAAAAAAACGGATCTAACGCAAAACAAGCCACCAGTTGGAAATACCgctgataaaaaaaaaattgacaaaagaacgaaaaggCCAACAGGTCAATCATTGCAAAATGTTCAAAAACCGCCCgcagaaaaagggaacaccATGAAAAATGGATTAACCGAGTGTAAATTGAAGGGAGATCATACGGGAGGACCAAAAGCTAATAATAAATCGACCAAATCAACCGTTCAGTCTATGAAGGGGTCTGCACCCACTGGCTTAAAAGTTACTAACGAAGGAGTTCAATCAGTAGGCAGTCCTGCAGTGTTACCCCCCCCTAGCAAATTAAAcaccaataaaaaaaaatgtacagtGCCCAATTCTCCGAAAAGGAAAGTCCCTAGTTCGTCAAAAGtcagtaaaaaaggagaaaaggcaACTAACTCACAAAAAGGATCCCCATCTGCCGTATTAAAGGCCACCAACAAAGACGAACCAGAAAGTCGTTCTTcaggaaaagtgaaaacaTTCGAATCGGGGgataatgtaaaaaatgataatttaCCCACACAAAAACTCAACGAATTACTCATTAATCAGAAAGACAATAAAACTCCAAAACACACATCAGTGCAAGAAGGACGAAACCAATTAaatgagaatgaaaaaaaacggaagccCAAAAAACATCCATTCAAAAATGCTCCCCCCAGTGGATTAGTGGCAGGCAAAAGAATGAGCGAACCAAGTAATTCTAAATTGAAAAACAAACCGCACAGTGGACTGCTAGGAAACCAAAAAGACACGGAATCGccatcttttcctttaaaaaatattcccaagggtgatttaaaaaatattcccaaaggtgatttaaaaaataagccGAAAGAGTCAACAAACaatgtgttaaaaaatatacctgCTGGtgaacaaaaggggaatgagaaaaatgacCCAACTAAATCTATCAGATTCCCAGGAAATGAAGGCGAATTTGATCTAAATATACATTCAGGGGAAGttgataataaaaaatatgtaactAAAGTTTACACTTTGAAAAGAGGCAAATATTTTAATGAGAATTTGGACGGAATTATACATGGAGTAAACGATAAATTAACTCTTGAACTCCAACAACTTGAAACATGTGGCAGACGAGTACAACCATTGCAGAACAAACCTCCCGCATTAAAAGAATATAGCGAAAGTAACATATCAAAAGATTATCAACTGAAAAACGAACAAcctgatttaaaaaaatatggcgAAAGTAACATATCAAAAGATTATCAACTGAAAAACAAACAACCTGATTTAAAAGCATATAATGAAAGTCACCTCACAGAGGAAAATGGATTAGCACATAGGGCACCTACAGGATTAAAAGAATTTGAAAAGTCGGACGAAACAAGGGATTATGGATTAAAGGGGTATACAGATTCGGAAATAAAAGAACCAAAAATTGATGATCAATCAAGTAGTCAaggaaatgaggaaaatataaatgtcCAGTCAGACGAAACTGTAAGTACTGTAGCAAAGCTGGATAATGCCAATAAGCCGGTCAAGAATGCTGGAATAATAGGAAATATTCCCACCGATGTAGATCGTATCGAAAGAACTCTAGAAACTGTATTCTGTGTCCTCAAGGAAGATGACGAAGGAGAGTTAGGCGAATATATCGAAATAcattcaaaaaaatgttataaatTAGATGCAAATGTAAAAGACGGAGTAAAGGAATATGATGAAAAACTTGAAGATGCGTCCTACGGATTTAGAGAAAAGCTCCCAGTTACTAAAGTGCAAGAGTACGATGTAGTCGAAAGAGTATTTGATAAACCaataaaagttaaaaaagaaaacattaaGCCTATAGAACATTACACATACACTTATAGTGGATCAAAACCTGGGTcgccacaaaaaaattatggatTGTtagattttttctcctttactTTTAATGTTCTTTCGGATCGTGATGTATacttggtaaaaaaagagaatatgTCCTTATACAAATTGGGCAAAGAAGCTATGAAGGGTAAGTTAACCCAAGAATTGATGCATGAGTATGTTACTCATTGTGTGAAAccaaaggtgaaaaaagaaaaagtaaaaaacaaGGAGaaatcaaaaaataaagaacagaaagggaaaaaaaaacaagcagaaattaaaaattaa
- a CDS encoding Early transcribed membrane protein yields MKISNVCIFILILFFNILFEQHLCNAAVKRSESHLMKSPIDELNKKRKKKVIYAVIGVMLGMLAVAAGGLGMTYRRKKPSIWDDLGPDAHGILNSAIAQGIWMAKMNMTKDTMPVDKLLPQMSDIRNIIKQELAHRRLDIEKYDPLQIQDFCNFSIFNIKESMLSFQRNLRLGKW; encoded by the coding sequence atgaaaataagcaatgtgtgcatttttatccttatattattctttaatattttatttgaaCAGCATTTGTGCAATGCTGCCGTAAAGAGAAGTGAATCTCATTTGATGAAGTCTCCTATTGATGAATTAaataagaagaggaaaaagaaggtgatATATGCAGTTATAGGTGTAATGTTGGGCATGCTTGCCGTAGCCGCAGGTGGATTGGGAATGACttatagaaggaagaagccTTCCATATGGGATGATTTAGGCCCGGATGCTCATGGCATTTTAAACAGCGCAATTGCACAGGGGATATGGATGGCAAAGATGAACATGACTAAGGACACTATGCCCGTAGATAAGTTATTACCGCAGATGAGTGatataagaaatataataaaacagGAATTGGCACATAGAAGGTTGGATATTGAAAAATATGATCCATTACAAATACAAGATTTTTGCAACTTTTCGATTTTTAACATTAAAGAGTCTATGTTATCATTTCAAAGAAACCTAAGATTAGGAAAATGGTAG